In Cryptococcus gattii WM276 chromosome A, complete sequence, one genomic interval encodes:
- a CDS encoding Hypothetical protein (Similar to TIGR gene model, INSD accession AAW41073.1; CNA05720), whose protein sequence is MLYFSILLPLLALVSATPFTKRYTGAKIQSYRDGKCLSPNSNDYSNGVQVVTVNCDQAKTWDINPGSGSVILHGTNFALDAGTGADNNEIVKIWTSYPGLFQQTWFLTGDKRIAITGGNQCLDEGNNGPQTYQCTPYNTNQVWNVLDGSGTTSSSSAAPSRTCVTWSS, encoded by the exons ATGTTGTACTTCTCTATCCTCCTTCCTTTGCTCGCTCTCGTGTCTGCCACCCCTTTCACCAAACGCTACACTGGTGCCAAGATCCAGTCGTATAGAGATGGCAAATGCCTGTCCCCCAACAGCAACGACTACAGCAACGGTGTCCAGGTCGTCACTGTTAACTGTGATCAAGCCAAAACTTGGGACATCAACCCTGGATCCGGCAGTGTTATCCTTCATGGCACTAACTTTGCTTTGGATGCCGGTACTGGCGCTGATAACAACGAGATTGTCAAG ATCTGGACTTCTTATCCTGGCCTTTTCCAGCAGAC TTGGTTTTTGACTGGCGACAAACGCATTGCCATCACTGGCGGCAATCAATGCCTCGACGAGGGTAACAATGGACCCCAGAC CTACCAATGCACTCCTTACAACACCAACCAGG TTTGGAATGTTCTCGACGGTAGCGGCACtacatcctcctccagcGCTGCTCCTTCTAGGACTTGTGTTACTTGGAGTAGCTAA